In Chloroflexota bacterium, the following are encoded in one genomic region:
- a CDS encoding type II toxin-antitoxin system RelE/ParE family toxin: protein MFDAVTAYAASGQGDVVKLSGSNGVYRLRVGDWRVLFSFEAGGFVVLALRVLNRRDAYR, encoded by the coding sequence ATCTTCGACGCGGTGACCGCTTACGCCGCCAGCGGACAGGGTGATGTTGTCAAGCTTTCAGGGAGCAATGGAGTCTACCGCTTGCGCGTTGGTGACTGGCGCGTTCTCTTCTCGTTCGAGGCCGGCGGGTTCGTCGTCCTGGCGCTGCGAGTGTTGAATCGCCGCGACGCATATCGGTGA